In Hylaeus volcanicus isolate JK05 chromosome 9, UHH_iyHylVolc1.0_haploid, whole genome shotgun sequence, the following proteins share a genomic window:
- the LOC128881783 gene encoding uncharacterized protein LOC128881783 isoform X1, giving the protein MPQGNIQYQGTQRRACGPGAHWNVQVVRDKVTTRCLWYACEALGIGLLLMLLGACMATIGYFADQLSVAQEVRGNITVRVKNESRGFHLNNLSYAGPIVMGVGGFIVVAACVMTFEARDNAAKVVPARFRFNQPSTIKSIRNQRNRRSISSQTTKWDHQLGVFRMNRSPSPSLHEVLRKQLTAEFMQFSKEMKEKQAGHSIKKSPSAPTLVDKRSPRKRSPKYAGCALLNPELLQRHALSVDNPSYNVHQVSRESLDHQRMGGSQVSMAMDLHIPNKVPVTLKVKDRSDTARRHQLLRQTKVEYVEEVDEAARSPTSHAYSPNSLGKRNSMDVKLFEELTATKDFTKISPRDFRKISSPSFHKISLDKVGNERRIERSMGNRKASLEFRRSPDFRKGDYRKLSMERFSMDCTKYFSDEVGIRSRASSGENLRRQRQPKLYQCNSDDSKRRSFDRHHKEGQSSRCSLNTQAVIESAGDSDFKYFVETSLDTEESRADYSDESRTVDIDEPAVALSCGGSNEVDALLEEPELENLPENGMESARVHGSAREETKSEVADDTKKDRESTDNFITKSFEDFRRSEEKTLYIADDEV; this is encoded by the exons atgcCGCAAGGGAACATCCAGTATCAAGGGACGCAGAGAAGAGCCTGCGGTCCAGGAGCGCACTGGAACGTTCAG GTGGTGAGAGACAAGGTGACAACACGGTGCTTGTGGTACGCCTGCGAAGCTCTCGGAATTGGTCTGCTACTAATGCTTTTAGGCGCTTGCATGGCGACCATAG GGTACTTCGCAGACCAACTTTCCGTGGCTCAGGAAGTTAGAGGTAATATAACAGTAAGAGTGAAGAACGAGTCGCGTGGATTTCACCTGAACAACCTCAGTTATGCTGGACCAATAGTCATGGGCGTAGGAG GTTTCATCGTAGTGGCAGCCTGCGTGATGACCTTCGAGGCCCGCGACAACGCTGCCAAGGTGGTGCCAGCGCGTTTCCGCTTTAACCAACCATCGACAATAAAGAGCATCAGGAACCAGCGCAATAGAAGATCCATATCCAGCCAGACAACCAAATGGGACCACCAGCTGGGTGTCTTCAGGATGAACAGAAGCCCAAGTCCGAGTTTGCACGAGGTTCTACGGAAACAATTGACCGCGGAATTCATGCAGttctccaaagaaatgaaggAGAAGCAAGCTGGACATTCCATCAAGAAGAGTCCCAGCGCGCCAACCTTGGTGGACAAGAGATCACCTCGTAAGAGGTCTCCTAAATATGCTGGGTGCGCACTGTTGAACCCTGAATTACTGCAGAGACATGCTCTGTCTGTTGACAATCCTAGCTACAATGTTCATCAGGTCAGTAGAGAAAGTCTGGACCACCAAAGGATGGGAGGCAGCCAAgtttccatggcgatggacCTGCACATCCCCAACAAAGTCCCAGTCACGCTAAAAGTGAAGGACAGGTCAGACACAGCCAGGCGCCACCAACTGCTTCGTCAAACCAAAGTTGAATACGTAGAAGAAGTAGACGAAGCAGCACGATCACCAACCAGTCACGCTTACTCGCCTAATTCGCTAGGAAAGAGAAATTCCATGGACGTGAAGCTGTTCGAGGAGCTAACAGCAACCAAGGATTTCACGAAAATATCACCCAGGGACTTTCGCAAGATCTCCTCGCCAAgctttcataaaatttcattggatAAGGTTGGGAACGAAAGGAGGATCGAGAGGTCCATGGGCAATCGTAAGGCCAGCCTCGAGTTCAGAAGAAGTCCTGACTTCCGTAAAGGAGATTATAGGAAACTGTCTATGGAGAGATTCAGCATGGACTGCACCAAATACTTCTCGGACGAGGTAGGAATCAGGTCGAGGGCAAGCAGTGGCGAAAACCTGCGCAGGCAACGTCAACCTAAGCTCTACCAGTGCAACTCTGACGACAGTAAACGAAGGTCGTTCGATAGACACCACAAAGAGGGCCAGTCGAGCAGATGTTCTCTAAACACGCAAGCAGTTATAGAGAGCGCAGGTGATTCAGACTTCAAGTACTTTGTCGAGACGTCGTTGGATACCGAAGAGAGTCGTGCAGACTATTCCGATGAGAGTCGCACGGTCGATATAGACGAGCCAGCTGTGGCTTTGTCGTGTGGAGGATCGAACGAAGTCGATGCCTTGCTCGAGGAACCTGAACTGGAGAATCTTCCAGAGAATGGGATGGAGAGTGCAAGGGTACACGGAAGTGCTAGGGAAGAAACGAAGTCAGAGGTAGCGGATGATACCAAGAAAGATCGTGAGAGTAcagataattttattacaaagagTTTTGAAGACTTTAGGAGGAGCGAAGAGAAGACTTTGTATATAGCGGATGATGAAGTTTGA
- the LOC128881783 gene encoding uncharacterized protein LOC128881783 isoform X2, whose protein sequence is MGVGGFIVVAACVMTFEARDNAAKVVPARFRFNQPSTIKSIRNQRNRRSISSQTTKWDHQLGVFRMNRSPSPSLHEVLRKQLTAEFMQFSKEMKEKQAGHSIKKSPSAPTLVDKRSPRKRSPKYAGCALLNPELLQRHALSVDNPSYNVHQVSRESLDHQRMGGSQVSMAMDLHIPNKVPVTLKVKDRSDTARRHQLLRQTKVEYVEEVDEAARSPTSHAYSPNSLGKRNSMDVKLFEELTATKDFTKISPRDFRKISSPSFHKISLDKVGNERRIERSMGNRKASLEFRRSPDFRKGDYRKLSMERFSMDCTKYFSDEVGIRSRASSGENLRRQRQPKLYQCNSDDSKRRSFDRHHKEGQSSRCSLNTQAVIESAGDSDFKYFVETSLDTEESRADYSDESRTVDIDEPAVALSCGGSNEVDALLEEPELENLPENGMESARVHGSAREETKSEVADDTKKDRESTDNFITKSFEDFRRSEEKTLYIADDEV, encoded by the exons ATGGGCGTAGGAG GTTTCATCGTAGTGGCAGCCTGCGTGATGACCTTCGAGGCCCGCGACAACGCTGCCAAGGTGGTGCCAGCGCGTTTCCGCTTTAACCAACCATCGACAATAAAGAGCATCAGGAACCAGCGCAATAGAAGATCCATATCCAGCCAGACAACCAAATGGGACCACCAGCTGGGTGTCTTCAGGATGAACAGAAGCCCAAGTCCGAGTTTGCACGAGGTTCTACGGAAACAATTGACCGCGGAATTCATGCAGttctccaaagaaatgaaggAGAAGCAAGCTGGACATTCCATCAAGAAGAGTCCCAGCGCGCCAACCTTGGTGGACAAGAGATCACCTCGTAAGAGGTCTCCTAAATATGCTGGGTGCGCACTGTTGAACCCTGAATTACTGCAGAGACATGCTCTGTCTGTTGACAATCCTAGCTACAATGTTCATCAGGTCAGTAGAGAAAGTCTGGACCACCAAAGGATGGGAGGCAGCCAAgtttccatggcgatggacCTGCACATCCCCAACAAAGTCCCAGTCACGCTAAAAGTGAAGGACAGGTCAGACACAGCCAGGCGCCACCAACTGCTTCGTCAAACCAAAGTTGAATACGTAGAAGAAGTAGACGAAGCAGCACGATCACCAACCAGTCACGCTTACTCGCCTAATTCGCTAGGAAAGAGAAATTCCATGGACGTGAAGCTGTTCGAGGAGCTAACAGCAACCAAGGATTTCACGAAAATATCACCCAGGGACTTTCGCAAGATCTCCTCGCCAAgctttcataaaatttcattggatAAGGTTGGGAACGAAAGGAGGATCGAGAGGTCCATGGGCAATCGTAAGGCCAGCCTCGAGTTCAGAAGAAGTCCTGACTTCCGTAAAGGAGATTATAGGAAACTGTCTATGGAGAGATTCAGCATGGACTGCACCAAATACTTCTCGGACGAGGTAGGAATCAGGTCGAGGGCAAGCAGTGGCGAAAACCTGCGCAGGCAACGTCAACCTAAGCTCTACCAGTGCAACTCTGACGACAGTAAACGAAGGTCGTTCGATAGACACCACAAAGAGGGCCAGTCGAGCAGATGTTCTCTAAACACGCAAGCAGTTATAGAGAGCGCAGGTGATTCAGACTTCAAGTACTTTGTCGAGACGTCGTTGGATACCGAAGAGAGTCGTGCAGACTATTCCGATGAGAGTCGCACGGTCGATATAGACGAGCCAGCTGTGGCTTTGTCGTGTGGAGGATCGAACGAAGTCGATGCCTTGCTCGAGGAACCTGAACTGGAGAATCTTCCAGAGAATGGGATGGAGAGTGCAAGGGTACACGGAAGTGCTAGGGAAGAAACGAAGTCAGAGGTAGCGGATGATACCAAGAAAGATCGTGAGAGTAcagataattttattacaaagagTTTTGAAGACTTTAGGAGGAGCGAAGAGAAGACTTTGTATATAGCGGATGATGAAGTTTGA